Sequence from the Aspergillus nidulans FGSC A4 chromosome III genome:
AACCGAAGACTGCTGCGACGACTTGCGTCGCATTAACACAGGCCGGCGCTTGGGAGTCTTCGCTTTTGCCTTGCTCGCAACAGCgaacgtcttcttctggccGGCGCGACTGGTAGCCCCAGGAGCCTGCGGTTCGCCAAACAGGATAGGCcgggaaggaggaatgggCGTAGGCGGGTTTGACGGTTTGCGGGTAACACTTTGGCCGCCGAGGCCTGTTAGAAGCAGACGAGTGGTCTTCTGGACTTCTCCGTGGGACGAGCTGTTGGATTTCTTCAGAACAGGCTGAAGCGGCTTGGTCCCGCTGTTGCTTGCACCTGGAGTTGGATGGCTCTGGCTTTTGCCGTGGCTTGGAGGGCGCTGTTGCTTctgatgctggtgctggttTTTTGGGTGTTGCTCATCACGTTTCAAACTGGACGAGAGCGGTTCGGATTCCTGCATCTGGAGATCAGCAACAGTTACAGCTGCGGCATGGTCACAGGGAAAATGACGATGTGTTCGTGTTCCCACCTTTTCCTCCGTCTTTGCCGGCGGCCTGAATGAAGGCGAAGTGAAAGTCGTGCTTCGATTAGCGGGTGTGGGCGTGGACGCTGGCTCTGAGATTTGCAGGAATAAGCGAGACAGCGCTGATCCTGTCAGAGAGCTGCTTAGACGCTTGCTGCCCCAGATCCGCCAGAACAAGTTCTGCAAGCGATAGCCGGCATCGCCTTCGTGGGCGGACGGGTTGATGCTGCACGCTGTTGACGGGGTAAGTAGTTGCTTGAATAGAAGAAGTAGTAGAAACAATAGAAGAAAAGCGCACCTTTCCACAACTGCACGATATCTCCAATGTCCACGACATCTAGATCAAGATCATCTAGCCCCTCTGAAACCTTTTCCGAAACAGCAATCAAGCCTTTGGGGAGAGTTTCCATTGCGACAAGTTGGTGTTGAGGCGAGCTGGACTGGAGAAGAGCGCGAGTGGATTGTTGATAGCACTAACACTACATGGTCAAGATGGAAAGATTGGGCAGGTTAGGCGAGGACGAAAACGAAAAAGGGCAGTAAAGTGACTGGCGGTGAATAGCGAAAGGGGGAAAGGTCAGAGAGCCATAGCAAACGCAGGGAGAATGAATGAATGCGCTGATTGTGAGCTTGGAGAGCCTTGAGGGACTGCAAGGgcagcgagcaaagcaggATCCCCCACATTAAAGGGAGCAGAAATTAACCAGCGGCTGCATCTGGGAAGGACATGCAGACAGAATAGATTCAGGAACAGAGTATCTAGTCAGAAacaaggatgagaaagaaagaaggacgATAGAAGGAACCTGTGCCTTGAGCCGAGTCTTGCCGATGGTGCCCAGCAGTGGAGGCCGCCTGGCAGAGTTGAGACTACCCTGGGTATTTTTGACAGATAAAGGGTCTTTGACGGGGATCCAGAAATCAGGACACACAGGAAACAGAGGAAACAGATCATGGGGATCGTAGACCAAACTCGATAGGTCACAGTAGTAGTGCGGATATGCCAGCAGTAGTCAGTTGATGCGACAGCCTTGCTTAGGGCATTCATCTGATGATGACATTGATTAGTCTACGGACCAAGTCCACTTGGCTCTACGTCCAACGGGCTAGACGATCACAGCCCCAGCCTATCAAAAATCACCAATAAACCAGCTCCAGGGCGTCGGGAATGCCCGTTGGGGATCTTGAACCTTGGAACTCACCCCACACTCGTCCCATACTTCAGActgaagcaagaagcagcaggaaatAGCGAGAAGTAGCAGGTCTCTTGCCAAGACAGTGAGCCCCGTAAGTGTGGACTGTGGAGGCCGATCAGGCCATAGTCGACCCCGGACCCGTTGAATACGGGGCACTCCAGTCTCTAGTGTCCAGCTTGCAGCCTGCAGTCTGCAATCGCGGAAAGATCCCAGTATTACATCCATGATTGGAGAGGGAGCCCATCCAGGACCGCAAAGGCTCCCGCCTAAGCACCGGCAGCCGGCGTTGTTCCTCCAGTTCAGTCTCGTCTCAGCTCGGAGGATCAGAGGATCGGTTTGTGCCGTCTCACTGTGCGAGGCCCGTCAGATCACTTCTAGCCCAGAAATATTCGCTATCCGGCCCAGTAGGATGGAAGGATGATCCAGGAGACTTCCCCTGCAGATGATTTCGGCGAATTCAACCTGAGTCAGAAAGGCTAATCCAGCTTGATTCCGTCGGAACTGGAGTAACACCGGCGGGTCTGCAGGCTGGGCCTGATCTTTGGAATCTCAAGCTATCGGTGTGCGCCGAAAGGCAGAGGGTACCGTAGGTTTAGTAAAGTGTGAGAGGTCCAGCTTCAATGTCGTTCAGACAAAAGTTTGACGCAAAACGCGGGAAAGAAATATTCAGCAAAGACGAAGCACGAGGTGCAGAGAGGAACAAAAGGACTGGTCGAATCAAGACCCGATCGCCGGCCGCTGTCATGGGTCTCCGTCACCTGATGCTTTTACGAACACTTCACAACTGTTCCCATTACTAAATCCTATAATATTATGAATATATGAGATGCCTGGACCTGTTCTCATGTTCTCATATCTAGCGGTACTCGGAGTAAATACCACTGCGGGGTGCCATCCAAGGCCCATACCTGAAGTCTGAGGCCATCTCAGACTGTCCAGTATCCATCCTGCTTATCATGAAGGGAACCACAGAATACTCCGTTTCCCAGGGTCTATTACAAGCTCTAGTCGGTATGCAAAGTCTACCATGCGAATATTCTCTACTTGACTAGAGTACAAACCTGTTCCAACGTCATCCCGTGTTCCCTCTGCCCGCCGGGTACCGGCGAATAAAGCACTATATCGGACGCACCATCTCACCTTCAGCGACGAACAAGTTTCAAGAAAAAGGTGGATCGCAGCTCACAAAcaaaagtaaaaaaaagaaaagaaaagaaaatcgTACAGGGCACCTAAAGTACCGTAGATGCCCGACGAGCTCTCCTAAGGAATCGTGGCGCAAATGAACTTGGACCAGTTCAACTAAGCAGCATAGTCTGAAGCTGCGGTCCTCTGTCGTCTTTTGTCCGCAATATTGTCTGAAATCATTAGCCGTGTTCTCGTTCGAACTCGGGTTCGTTTTTGGATATCATGGCGTTCTAGCGGTCTGGATAGACGATGAATGGACACCTCATTTCGTGTATGGATTGAGGCAGGTACCTGTAAGCCTTTCTTCGGCGGATGTCAGAGGAAAGTGTACAATAGAACGACCGATGAGCTCTGAGCCTGACATAATACAAGCATGtaatcgtcatcatcacaACCCGATGTAACTGTCTAAGCCGCTCGGACACCCGAGGCCTATCAACGAATTGAACAGGTCATGGATAGTACCTCCTGCGAGGTTCCATTGGGGCTTTTTCTAGAAAGCGGGCAGAAGCTCGAAGGATTGGACGGTCAGACTAGTCACCTTGGAATTCAAGATGGCGTGCAATCGAGATGGGGCTACGCTAGACCGCTGAATTGAGGCGGCAAATTCGGCACTGAAGAATTACGAGGAGATGTTTACGAATCCAAGAGATGTAAGACAAACGCCTTTAATGGTTTCGACTTGAATTGATAAGGCCAGCATAGGTATATATGAATTCCCACTCATTAAGATAAAGATAATGACATCATGCTAACTATGGCCAAACAAAACCAGATCTTTATCGAAGCCTGCCCATAGTGCTGTATACCCGCCAAACAGTACGCCGTTTCGCTTTTTCAGAAGACAAAGCGCCCATAGAAAGCCACTGGTGCGTGCAGAATAGAGGTATTATCGTAATGCAAGCCGAATCATCAACGGAATGAGTAAGATGGACCcgctgaaaagaaaaataCTCCGTTCCCCGTTTAACAGTAATACATTAAGAATAAACTGGCGGTAAGCGCGAGGCCATGCTCAGGTCAAGGTGTAGCCACCGTCCACGCGGAGATCGGCACCAGTGATGTACTTGGACGCGtcgctgagaaggaaagTCACCGCGCCCATCAGATCTTCGGGTACACCCATCTTGCCAGTGGGGATAAGCGAGATCCACTTATCCCGCAGTTCGGGGTTCTCATCCAGTATTTTGCGGGTCCTGGTTGCAACAAATCAGCATATAGTTCGTGCTCAGCTATTTTGTAAAGATTCGGGCAACTTACAGAGCAGTCAGCATGTATCCAGGGCTAATGCAGTTTACCCTGATACCATGTCCTGCCCATTCGACGGCGAAAGACGAAGCAAGGTGGCGAACGGCTGCCTTGGCGGCGTTGTAGGGCGCTTGTGGTTGAGGTACGTTGACGATGGCACCAGACATGCTACCGATCATCACAATACTCCCGGGCGCCTTGCGCTCCATCAAGTGCTTTGCCACGCCCGTAGCAAACAGATATGTGCCGTCCACGTTCACCCCCCAGAGCTTCTGCATACGGTCGTATGGGTAGCTGATGGCGTCGAAGTTTTCGGTAAATCCCGCAGACGTGACGAGATGGTCAATCTTGCCGTGCTTTGCGATGACCTCTGAGAGGGCATTATTAACAGAGTCGGGGTTCGAGACATCGGCGTAGTGCGCGGTGACATTGGGCAACCTGGGCAATAATAACCGTCAGTATCAGTTCAGGACTATTCACGAAAAACAATGACGTACTGCTCTAACCCGGGGTTCTCCTTTTGGAATTGCTCGACCAGTTTTCGCGCAGACTCTTCGGCCTCATCTCCTGGGATGGAGTTAGCGACGGTCACTTCAGGACTGACTATAACCAGCACATACGGTTTAGGTCAACAATGGCCAGATCCGAGCCTGAAGCCACAATGCCCTGCCCCATAACCAGCCCTAAACCACGGGCACCGCCAGTAACCAGAGTGACCCTGTTTTCCAGAGAGAATTGGGCAAGAGTGCGCTTGAAATGCATTCCTCCACGGCCCTGGACAACAGGGCTGCGAGGCATATCTGCATCATCGGGATATTCGATCACCACATTCTCGTCGGTTCGCGCATACTTTCCCTCATGCTCACCGGCAGCACCTCCGGGAGCTTTTGTGGTAGCTTTCGTCAAGGGGTCATTCTTGTCGTCTCTTTGGGCACGAGAGACTGTGGTCGAAAGAGGGCGAATAAACTGATGGGGTCCAGCAACTAG
This genomic interval carries:
- a CDS encoding protein arbD (transcript_id=CADANIAT00005741), whose amino-acid sequence is MFRPAILRQVVRAVDQSTRPAALVAGPHQFIRPLSTTVSRAQRDDKNDPLTKATTKAPGGAAGEHEGKYARTDENVVIEYPDDADMPRSPVVQGRGGMHFKRTLAQFSLENRVTLVTGGARVSPEVTVANSIPGDEAEESARKLVEQFQKENPGLEQLPNVTAHYADVSNPDSVNNALSEVIAKHGKIDHLVTSAGFTENFDAISYPYDRMQKLWGVNVDGTYLFATGVAKHLMERKAPGSIVMIGSMSGAIVNVPQPQAPYNAAKAAVRHLASSFAVEWAGHGIRVNCISPGYMLTALTRKILDENPELRDKWISLIPTGKMGVPEDLMGAVTFLLSDASKYITGADLRVDGGYTLT